A part of Scophthalmus maximus strain ysfricsl-2021 chromosome 20, ASM2237912v1, whole genome shotgun sequence genomic DNA contains:
- the sh3bp2 gene encoding SH3 domain-binding protein 2 isoform X2 yields MSTDMSAPSVRKKSFARSVKPSVRMCVMEQRGVITMSSPEVCWPVPMRAIGAQNLLTMPGGVSSAGYLHKKGGSQFSLMKWPLRYIIIHKGCVYYFKSSTSPAPQGAFSLNGYNRVMRAAEETTSSNVFPFKIAHFSKRHRTWFFSAASEDERRKWMRYLRREIDHYNDRRESFIPSDSDSDAESFYGTIERTMDITHQDCNADDDYVEEDDDDDEEDYLKPDADCSPTSTGRPAGPPPSYPPPPVPPVFQLRQDSCAGFPKGPPPPIPPQHRIPTVPLPKKPPPSFPPPSVLKDSVKGPPPPLPFAPHLHKPPSPDGPPPPPPPNLKRTFQGKASCAGGPGNGARDWRPLPAILNHYPATLPICDQLESSLVLNGPAHCSPNVGGSQSLGNRHHHQGGNLRGKPTPPTHHPPNARGLSPVRPVTSESPNQTSPCLPPLHGLPPLSPLPKTGLHCKPVMPKPPPPAAKPSPCAAKSKQPGTSLQASPEGQSFRSSGDETPSECRRKQDPAGGGGGGDEDSDEDYENVELPDSVFIDTTETSFVEKLFRDGPVPPEDGLYGIRNSGTKTSKVLVVWDISICKARNYRLFVDDDQLFLEGDVTFPTLSALIEHYHSHPLPHHGSLCLQKPFAKTLPSI; encoded by the exons AACCATGTCGTCTCCAGAGGTGTGCTGGCCTGTGCCGATGCGAGCCATCGGGGCTCAGAACCTCCTCACCATGCCGGGGGGCGTGTCCTCCGCCGGCTACCTGCACAAGAAGGGGGGCAGCCAGTTCAGCCTCATGAAAT GGCCGCTGAGGTACATCATCATCCACAAGGGCTGCGTGTACTACTTCAAGAGCAGTACCTCTCCCGCGCCACAGGGGGCGTTCTCTCTCAACGGCTACAACAG AGTGATGAGAGCAGCCGAGGAGACGACGTCCAGCAACGTTTTCCCCTTCAAGATCGCCCACTTCAGCAAGAGACACCGCACGTGGTTCTTCTCTGCGGCCAGCGAGGACGAGCGGAGG AAATGGATGCGATACCTGCGCAGGGAGATCGACCACTACAACGACCGGAGAGAATCCTTCATCCCCAG TGACTCCGATTCTGACGCCGAAAGTTTCTACGGCACAATCGAGAGGACCATGGATATCACCCACCAGGACTGCAACGCCGACGACG ATTACGTTGAGgaggacgacgatgacgatgaggaAGACTATCTGAAGCCAGACGCTGACTGTTCGCCGACTTCTACAG GTCGTCCCGCGGGGCCGCCCCCCTCCTACCCTCCTCCCCCGGTGCCGCCAGTGTTCCAGCTGCGTCAGGACTCCTGTGCGGGCTTCCCGAAAGGCCCGCCTCCTCCCATCCCGCCGCAGCACCGAATCCCGACCGTGCCGCTCCCCAAAAAACCCCCgccctctttcccccctccctccgtgcTGAAGGACTCCGTCAAAGGCCCGCCCCCGCCTCTGCCCTTCGCTCCCCACCTGCACAAGCCGCCGTCGCCCgacggtcctcctcctcctcctccccccaatCTGAAGAGAACTTTCCAGGGCAAGGCGTCGTGCGCCGGCGGGCCGGGGAACGGCGCGAGGGACTGGAGGCCTCTGCCGGCCATTTTAAACCACTATCCCGCCACTCTGCCCATCTGTGACCAATTAGAGAGCAGTCTGGTCCTAAACGGCCCCGCCCACTGCTCCCCGAATGTCGGCGGGAGCCAGTCGCTGGGCAAccgtcaccaccaccagggGGGCAACCTCCGCGGCAAGCCGACTCCCCCGACCCATCATCCCCCAAACGCCAGAGGACTGTCCCCCGTCCGACCTGTGACGTCAGAATCGCCCAACCAGACGTCCCCCTGTCTGCCGCCGCTCCATGGCCTCCCGCCGCTCTCTCCCCTGCCCAAAACTGGACTACACTGCAAGCCAGTGATGCCCAAACCTCCTCCGCCTGCCGCCAAACCCTCGCCGTGCGCCGCCAAGTCCAAGCAGCCCGGGACCTCGCTTCA AGCGTCTCCAGAAGGCCAGAGCTTCCGCTCGTCAGGGGACGAGACGCCGTCGGAGTGCAGGAGGAAACAAGACccggccggaggaggaggaggaggagacgaggactcCGATGAAGACTACGAGAAC GTGGAGCTGCCGGACTCCGTGTTCATCGACACCACTGAAACCAGCTTTGTAGAAAA GTTGTTCCGCGACGGCCCCGTCCCTCCAGAGGACGGACTGTACGGCATCAGGAACTCTGGGACCAAGACCTCCAag GTTCTGGTGGTGTGGGACATCAGTATATGCAAAGCCAGAAACTACCGACTGTTTGTGGAT GACGACCAGTTGTTCCTGGAAGGTGATGTGACCTTCCCCACTCTGTCGGCTCTGATCGAACACTACCACAgtcatcctcttcctcaccacGGCTCGCTGTGCCTGCAGAAGCCCTTCGCCAAGACGCTGCCGAGCATCTGA
- the sh3bp2 gene encoding SH3 domain-binding protein 2 isoform X3, with protein sequence MSSPEVCWPVPMRAIGAQNLLTMPGGVSSAGYLHKKGGSQFSLMKWPLRYIIIHKGCVYYFKSSTSPAPQGAFSLNGYNRVMRAAEETTSSNVFPFKIAHFSKRHRTWFFSAASEDERRKWMRYLRREIDHYNDRRESFIPSDSDSDAESFYGTIERTMDITHQDCNADDDYVEEDDDDDEEDYLKPDADCSPTSTGRPAGPPPSYPPPPVPPVFQLRQDSCAGFPKGPPPPIPPQHRIPTVPLPKKPPPSFPPPSVLKDSVKGPPPPLPFAPHLHKPPSPDGPPPPPPPNLKRTFQGKASCAGGPGNGARDWRPLPAILNHYPATLPICDQLESSLVLNGPAHCSPNVGGSQSLGNRHHHQGGNLRGKPTPPTHHPPNARGLSPVRPVTSESPNQTSPCLPPLHGLPPLSPLPKTGLHCKPVMPKPPPPAAKPSPCAAKSKQPGTSLQRASPEGQSFRSSGDETPSECRRKQDPAGGGGGGDEDSDEDYENVELPDSVFIDTTETSFVEKLFRDGPVPPEDGLYGIRNSGTKTSKVLVVWDISICKARNYRLFVDDDQLFLEGDVTFPTLSALIEHYHSHPLPHHGSLCLQKPFAKTLPSI encoded by the exons ATGTCGTCTCCAGAGGTGTGCTGGCCTGTGCCGATGCGAGCCATCGGGGCTCAGAACCTCCTCACCATGCCGGGGGGCGTGTCCTCCGCCGGCTACCTGCACAAGAAGGGGGGCAGCCAGTTCAGCCTCATGAAAT GGCCGCTGAGGTACATCATCATCCACAAGGGCTGCGTGTACTACTTCAAGAGCAGTACCTCTCCCGCGCCACAGGGGGCGTTCTCTCTCAACGGCTACAACAG AGTGATGAGAGCAGCCGAGGAGACGACGTCCAGCAACGTTTTCCCCTTCAAGATCGCCCACTTCAGCAAGAGACACCGCACGTGGTTCTTCTCTGCGGCCAGCGAGGACGAGCGGAGG AAATGGATGCGATACCTGCGCAGGGAGATCGACCACTACAACGACCGGAGAGAATCCTTCATCCCCAG TGACTCCGATTCTGACGCCGAAAGTTTCTACGGCACAATCGAGAGGACCATGGATATCACCCACCAGGACTGCAACGCCGACGACG ATTACGTTGAGgaggacgacgatgacgatgaggaAGACTATCTGAAGCCAGACGCTGACTGTTCGCCGACTTCTACAG GTCGTCCCGCGGGGCCGCCCCCCTCCTACCCTCCTCCCCCGGTGCCGCCAGTGTTCCAGCTGCGTCAGGACTCCTGTGCGGGCTTCCCGAAAGGCCCGCCTCCTCCCATCCCGCCGCAGCACCGAATCCCGACCGTGCCGCTCCCCAAAAAACCCCCgccctctttcccccctccctccgtgcTGAAGGACTCCGTCAAAGGCCCGCCCCCGCCTCTGCCCTTCGCTCCCCACCTGCACAAGCCGCCGTCGCCCgacggtcctcctcctcctcctccccccaatCTGAAGAGAACTTTCCAGGGCAAGGCGTCGTGCGCCGGCGGGCCGGGGAACGGCGCGAGGGACTGGAGGCCTCTGCCGGCCATTTTAAACCACTATCCCGCCACTCTGCCCATCTGTGACCAATTAGAGAGCAGTCTGGTCCTAAACGGCCCCGCCCACTGCTCCCCGAATGTCGGCGGGAGCCAGTCGCTGGGCAAccgtcaccaccaccagggGGGCAACCTCCGCGGCAAGCCGACTCCCCCGACCCATCATCCCCCAAACGCCAGAGGACTGTCCCCCGTCCGACCTGTGACGTCAGAATCGCCCAACCAGACGTCCCCCTGTCTGCCGCCGCTCCATGGCCTCCCGCCGCTCTCTCCCCTGCCCAAAACTGGACTACACTGCAAGCCAGTGATGCCCAAACCTCCTCCGCCTGCCGCCAAACCCTCGCCGTGCGCCGCCAAGTCCAAGCAGCCCGGGACCTCGCTTCA AAGAGCGTCTCCAGAAGGCCAGAGCTTCCGCTCGTCAGGGGACGAGACGCCGTCGGAGTGCAGGAGGAAACAAGACccggccggaggaggaggaggaggagacgaggactcCGATGAAGACTACGAGAAC GTGGAGCTGCCGGACTCCGTGTTCATCGACACCACTGAAACCAGCTTTGTAGAAAA GTTGTTCCGCGACGGCCCCGTCCCTCCAGAGGACGGACTGTACGGCATCAGGAACTCTGGGACCAAGACCTCCAag GTTCTGGTGGTGTGGGACATCAGTATATGCAAAGCCAGAAACTACCGACTGTTTGTGGAT GACGACCAGTTGTTCCTGGAAGGTGATGTGACCTTCCCCACTCTGTCGGCTCTGATCGAACACTACCACAgtcatcctcttcctcaccacGGCTCGCTGTGCCTGCAGAAGCCCTTCGCCAAGACGCTGCCGAGCATCTGA
- the sh3bp2 gene encoding SH3 domain-binding protein 2 isoform X1: MSTDMSAPSVRKKSFARSVKPSVRMCVMEQRGVITMSSPEVCWPVPMRAIGAQNLLTMPGGVSSAGYLHKKGGSQFSLMKWPLRYIIIHKGCVYYFKSSTSPAPQGAFSLNGYNRVMRAAEETTSSNVFPFKIAHFSKRHRTWFFSAASEDERRKWMRYLRREIDHYNDRRESFIPSDSDSDAESFYGTIERTMDITHQDCNADDDYVEEDDDDDEEDYLKPDADCSPTSTGRPAGPPPSYPPPPVPPVFQLRQDSCAGFPKGPPPPIPPQHRIPTVPLPKKPPPSFPPPSVLKDSVKGPPPPLPFAPHLHKPPSPDGPPPPPPPNLKRTFQGKASCAGGPGNGARDWRPLPAILNHYPATLPICDQLESSLVLNGPAHCSPNVGGSQSLGNRHHHQGGNLRGKPTPPTHHPPNARGLSPVRPVTSESPNQTSPCLPPLHGLPPLSPLPKTGLHCKPVMPKPPPPAAKPSPCAAKSKQPGTSLQRASPEGQSFRSSGDETPSECRRKQDPAGGGGGGDEDSDEDYENVELPDSVFIDTTETSFVEKLFRDGPVPPEDGLYGIRNSGTKTSKVLVVWDISICKARNYRLFVDDDQLFLEGDVTFPTLSALIEHYHSHPLPHHGSLCLQKPFAKTLPSI, encoded by the exons AACCATGTCGTCTCCAGAGGTGTGCTGGCCTGTGCCGATGCGAGCCATCGGGGCTCAGAACCTCCTCACCATGCCGGGGGGCGTGTCCTCCGCCGGCTACCTGCACAAGAAGGGGGGCAGCCAGTTCAGCCTCATGAAAT GGCCGCTGAGGTACATCATCATCCACAAGGGCTGCGTGTACTACTTCAAGAGCAGTACCTCTCCCGCGCCACAGGGGGCGTTCTCTCTCAACGGCTACAACAG AGTGATGAGAGCAGCCGAGGAGACGACGTCCAGCAACGTTTTCCCCTTCAAGATCGCCCACTTCAGCAAGAGACACCGCACGTGGTTCTTCTCTGCGGCCAGCGAGGACGAGCGGAGG AAATGGATGCGATACCTGCGCAGGGAGATCGACCACTACAACGACCGGAGAGAATCCTTCATCCCCAG TGACTCCGATTCTGACGCCGAAAGTTTCTACGGCACAATCGAGAGGACCATGGATATCACCCACCAGGACTGCAACGCCGACGACG ATTACGTTGAGgaggacgacgatgacgatgaggaAGACTATCTGAAGCCAGACGCTGACTGTTCGCCGACTTCTACAG GTCGTCCCGCGGGGCCGCCCCCCTCCTACCCTCCTCCCCCGGTGCCGCCAGTGTTCCAGCTGCGTCAGGACTCCTGTGCGGGCTTCCCGAAAGGCCCGCCTCCTCCCATCCCGCCGCAGCACCGAATCCCGACCGTGCCGCTCCCCAAAAAACCCCCgccctctttcccccctccctccgtgcTGAAGGACTCCGTCAAAGGCCCGCCCCCGCCTCTGCCCTTCGCTCCCCACCTGCACAAGCCGCCGTCGCCCgacggtcctcctcctcctcctccccccaatCTGAAGAGAACTTTCCAGGGCAAGGCGTCGTGCGCCGGCGGGCCGGGGAACGGCGCGAGGGACTGGAGGCCTCTGCCGGCCATTTTAAACCACTATCCCGCCACTCTGCCCATCTGTGACCAATTAGAGAGCAGTCTGGTCCTAAACGGCCCCGCCCACTGCTCCCCGAATGTCGGCGGGAGCCAGTCGCTGGGCAAccgtcaccaccaccagggGGGCAACCTCCGCGGCAAGCCGACTCCCCCGACCCATCATCCCCCAAACGCCAGAGGACTGTCCCCCGTCCGACCTGTGACGTCAGAATCGCCCAACCAGACGTCCCCCTGTCTGCCGCCGCTCCATGGCCTCCCGCCGCTCTCTCCCCTGCCCAAAACTGGACTACACTGCAAGCCAGTGATGCCCAAACCTCCTCCGCCTGCCGCCAAACCCTCGCCGTGCGCCGCCAAGTCCAAGCAGCCCGGGACCTCGCTTCA AAGAGCGTCTCCAGAAGGCCAGAGCTTCCGCTCGTCAGGGGACGAGACGCCGTCGGAGTGCAGGAGGAAACAAGACccggccggaggaggaggaggaggagacgaggactcCGATGAAGACTACGAGAAC GTGGAGCTGCCGGACTCCGTGTTCATCGACACCACTGAAACCAGCTTTGTAGAAAA GTTGTTCCGCGACGGCCCCGTCCCTCCAGAGGACGGACTGTACGGCATCAGGAACTCTGGGACCAAGACCTCCAag GTTCTGGTGGTGTGGGACATCAGTATATGCAAAGCCAGAAACTACCGACTGTTTGTGGAT GACGACCAGTTGTTCCTGGAAGGTGATGTGACCTTCCCCACTCTGTCGGCTCTGATCGAACACTACCACAgtcatcctcttcctcaccacGGCTCGCTGTGCCTGCAGAAGCCCTTCGCCAAGACGCTGCCGAGCATCTGA